A genomic window from Bdellovibrio sp. SKB1291214 includes:
- the murJ gene encoding murein biosynthesis integral membrane protein MurJ produces the protein MKNHAFLVGIAIFLSRIAGLVRERVFAHFFGNSAAGDAFKAALKIPNFLQNLFGEGVLSASFIPVYAQLLAKKHDEEAAKVASVIGSLMFLMTSVLVISGVFATPVLIDLIAPGFEGEKRELTIKIVQILFPGTGFLVMSAWCLGILNSHKKFFLSYVAPVIWNLTIIATLVAWGSRQTQFDLAITVAWGLVAGSFLQFFVQLPSALRLGKKILPSLDLKLSSVTTVMSNFVPVVVSRGVVQVSAYIDSMLASLLPTGAVSSLAYAQTLYLLPVSLFGMSVSAAELPSMSQAVGSDEEIRTYLQGRLNRGLQQIAFFVIPSVVAFLLLGDLIVGAVFQTGQFDANSTQTVWMVLIGSTVGLLASTLGRLYSSTFYSLKDTRTPLKFAIIRVIATTGLGVLFAFYIPKWMGLSQDWGTPGLTASAGIAGWIEFYMLRKSLNKKIGETGLPMKFQFKVWAIAIVSAAVGAAAGRFLLPQQLHVIVRAVLAVGTYGVLYFGLGYFFQVEQAQGFIQKVLRRLKR, from the coding sequence AGTCGGGATCGCCATTTTCTTAAGCCGTATCGCGGGCCTTGTGCGCGAGCGTGTGTTTGCTCACTTTTTTGGTAACTCGGCAGCGGGCGACGCTTTCAAAGCGGCGCTAAAAATTCCAAATTTTCTACAAAACTTGTTCGGTGAAGGTGTTCTTTCCGCAAGTTTCATCCCCGTTTATGCCCAGCTCTTAGCAAAGAAACACGATGAAGAGGCCGCTAAGGTCGCCTCGGTAATCGGAAGTTTGATGTTTTTGATGACGTCCGTCTTGGTTATATCAGGTGTTTTTGCGACACCCGTTTTGATCGATTTAATTGCCCCAGGGTTTGAGGGAGAAAAGCGTGAATTGACGATTAAAATCGTTCAGATTCTATTCCCGGGAACGGGATTTCTGGTGATGTCAGCGTGGTGTCTGGGAATTTTAAATTCCCATAAAAAGTTTTTCCTTTCCTATGTGGCGCCGGTCATCTGGAATTTGACTATCATCGCGACACTGGTTGCATGGGGTTCGCGCCAGACTCAGTTTGATTTAGCGATCACCGTGGCCTGGGGGTTGGTCGCAGGAAGTTTCTTACAATTCTTTGTGCAATTGCCATCGGCTTTACGTTTGGGAAAAAAAATCTTGCCGTCATTGGATCTGAAACTATCTAGTGTCACAACCGTGATGAGTAATTTTGTACCCGTCGTGGTGTCCCGGGGCGTTGTTCAAGTCAGCGCGTACATTGATAGTATGCTTGCCAGTCTGTTGCCAACGGGAGCTGTGTCTTCATTGGCCTATGCGCAGACTCTTTATCTTTTGCCGGTCAGCCTATTCGGAATGAGTGTTTCCGCAGCAGAGCTTCCGTCAATGTCGCAAGCGGTGGGCAGTGATGAAGAAATTCGCACTTATCTGCAAGGCCGTCTGAATCGGGGTTTGCAACAAATTGCATTTTTTGTCATTCCAAGTGTCGTTGCCTTTTTACTGTTAGGGGATTTGATCGTGGGTGCCGTATTTCAAACGGGGCAGTTTGATGCAAATAGCACACAAACGGTGTGGATGGTGTTGATTGGCTCCACGGTGGGATTGCTGGCTTCGACTTTGGGGCGTTTGTATTCTTCGACGTTTTACTCGTTGAAGGACACTCGCACTCCCTTAAAGTTTGCGATCATTCGGGTGATTGCAACGACGGGATTGGGTGTTTTGTTTGCTTTCTATATTCCTAAATGGATGGGCTTAAGCCAGGATTGGGGAACCCCCGGTTTGACGGCATCAGCTGGGATTGCAGGTTGGATTGAGTTTTATATGCTCCGCAAGTCTTTGAATAAAAAGATTGGCGAAACGGGGCTGCCGATGAAATTCCAATTCAAAGTCTGGGCGATTGCCATTGTCAGTGCGGCAGTGGGGGCAGCTGCGGGACGCTTTTTGCTTCCTCAGCAGCTGCATGTAATTGTTCGCGCCGTGCTTGCCGTCGGAACATACGGAGTGTTGTATTTTGGACTCGGTTATTTCTTCCAGGTTGAACAAGCGCAGGGTTTTATCCAAAAAGTTTTGCGTCGTTTGAAACGCTAG
- a CDS encoding MFS transporter, with protein MNDSSLWSPLKISVYRNFWICAFLSNLGTWVQDVAASWVMTHLSTSPLIVSLLSFTSNLPVVFLSIAAGYFADQGHRRRILLFSESMMFIAAALLAYLVWQEKITEGILLLLSLVMGVGFALSNPPFQSVLTDLVPNERQAQAVLVYYIGINITRVLGPTFGGIILGGVGPAAAFFLNSLSFLGLILFFWKWPVKEAAPQHEEKKEIKFTQKEFEFLFSFHNMKLWVEIFIVTFFASSLWALYPTRGRLELGLNSWQYGSLLGFLGLGACFSTVYSSKIMLPERTSLSLAGAYFVYAVGLMFIGIAPSYIYMCQGMFFAGIGWLILATLMNMSSRQLTGKSHLKATMLGVFLAVFYAGMALGSVSWGAFARMSTTTASLVTSAAGLTVIALYKFLSSKKIESQL; from the coding sequence ATGAATGATTCATCTCTGTGGTCTCCACTTAAAATTTCTGTCTATCGCAACTTTTGGATCTGTGCTTTTTTGTCTAATCTTGGAACTTGGGTTCAAGATGTGGCAGCAAGCTGGGTGATGACTCATCTTTCAACTTCTCCGCTCATTGTCTCTTTGCTTTCATTCACCAGTAATTTACCCGTGGTGTTTTTAAGTATTGCTGCTGGTTACTTTGCTGACCAAGGACATCGCCGTCGTATTTTATTATTTTCTGAAAGTATGATGTTCATCGCTGCCGCTTTACTGGCCTATCTGGTGTGGCAAGAAAAAATCACGGAAGGCATCTTGTTGCTTTTGTCATTAGTGATGGGCGTTGGGTTTGCGTTATCGAATCCTCCCTTCCAAAGTGTGCTGACGGATTTAGTACCTAATGAGCGCCAAGCTCAAGCTGTACTGGTTTACTACATTGGTATCAACATTACGCGAGTTTTGGGTCCCACATTCGGGGGAATCATCTTGGGAGGAGTCGGTCCCGCCGCCGCATTCTTCCTAAATAGCTTGTCGTTCCTGGGATTGATATTATTTTTCTGGAAGTGGCCTGTGAAGGAAGCTGCTCCCCAGCACGAGGAAAAAAAGGAAATCAAATTCACACAGAAAGAATTTGAATTTCTTTTTTCATTCCACAATATGAAATTATGGGTTGAGATCTTTATCGTCACCTTCTTTGCTTCCAGTCTGTGGGCTCTGTATCCGACGAGGGGTCGTTTGGAGTTAGGACTGAATAGCTGGCAGTATGGGTCCTTGTTGGGGTTCCTGGGTCTAGGCGCATGTTTCAGCACCGTTTATTCAAGCAAGATCATGCTTCCTGAAAGAACATCATTGTCGTTAGCAGGAGCTTACTTTGTCTATGCCGTGGGGTTGATGTTTATCGGAATTGCACCAAGCTACATATACATGTGCCAAGGTATGTTCTTTGCGGGTATCGGTTGGTTGATCCTAGCGACATTGATGAACATGAGTTCCAGACAGCTCACAGGCAAGTCTCATTTAAAAGCCACGATGCTTGGAGTTTTCTTAGCTGTTTTTTACGCAGGCATGGCTCTGGGTTCCGTCAGTTGGGGAGCCTTTGCTCGTATGAGTACGACCACAGCATCCCTGGTGACTTCAGCTGCTGGTTTAACAGTGATTGCTCTTTATAAGTTTTTAAGCTCGAAAAAAATCGAAAGTCAGCTCTAA
- a CDS encoding NfeD family protein has product MKKLFVPVLLLMMLLLGARVSFAANCTLAITINEAITASTTDYLERAEKRAQDNQCDSIFIRINTPGGSLQSTRRIVERMLASKTPYLCLITPRGGHAGSAGAIILQACHVNGGVVATNVGAATPILGTGEKMPDDLRNKMINDTVSWLEGVTRLRGRDLKFSKDIVTEAKSVSSSEAVEMKALDILAEDESDFLKKAEGRKVLLQGNEAKQVVVGDLREFAPDTRYQILSFIADPEFAYLLFMGSLGLLYVELTHPGLVAPGVIGGIGLVFSMIAFHKLEVVWGGLALILLGIAFLIAEIFVPSFGVLGIGGLVALFVGSVFLFDASTGYTLPYTVILPVVLAIGLVFFGVGFMALKTLRLKSRDADHDLKENEGVVISTDENGHRGQIAIMGETWNYVSEDFLTAGDRVHVTDRQGLTLNVKKKNKE; this is encoded by the coding sequence ATGAAGAAACTCTTTGTTCCTGTGCTGCTACTGATGATGTTGTTGCTGGGAGCGAGAGTTTCCTTTGCCGCAAATTGCACGCTGGCGATCACGATCAACGAAGCAATCACCGCATCTACCACAGACTATCTGGAGCGCGCGGAAAAACGGGCGCAAGACAACCAATGTGATTCCATCTTTATTCGTATCAACACCCCTGGTGGTAGCCTGCAAAGCACTCGCCGTATTGTTGAGCGTATGTTGGCATCAAAAACACCTTATCTATGCTTGATCACTCCACGCGGAGGTCATGCGGGCAGTGCAGGCGCAATTATTCTGCAGGCTTGCCACGTGAATGGGGGAGTTGTGGCAACAAACGTGGGCGCTGCCACTCCGATCTTAGGTACCGGTGAAAAAATGCCTGACGATCTTCGTAATAAGATGATCAACGACACAGTCAGCTGGCTAGAAGGTGTGACAAGACTGCGTGGTCGAGATTTAAAATTTTCCAAAGACATCGTGACGGAAGCTAAATCTGTCAGTTCCAGTGAAGCCGTGGAAATGAAAGCCCTGGATATTTTGGCGGAAGATGAATCGGATTTTCTAAAAAAAGCAGAGGGCCGTAAGGTTCTGTTGCAGGGTAATGAAGCCAAGCAAGTTGTTGTCGGTGATCTAAGAGAATTCGCACCGGATACTCGCTATCAGATTTTAAGCTTTATCGCAGACCCTGAGTTTGCGTACTTGTTATTCATGGGGAGCCTGGGTCTGTTGTATGTGGAGCTGACCCATCCAGGATTGGTTGCCCCGGGAGTTATTGGCGGAATCGGTTTGGTGTTTTCTATGATTGCTTTCCACAAGCTTGAAGTGGTGTGGGGCGGACTGGCACTGATTCTTTTGGGAATTGCTTTTTTGATCGCGGAAATCTTTGTTCCAAGTTTTGGTGTCTTGGGCATCGGGGGCTTGGTTGCGCTGTTTGTGGGAAGTGTGTTTTTGTTTGATGCCAGCACTGGATATACATTGCCGTACACGGTCATCTTACCTGTGGTGCTCGCCATCGGCTTAGTGTTTTTTGGCGTGGGTTTCATGGCCTTAAAAACACTGCGCCTGAAATCTCGCGATGCAGATCATGATTTAAAAGAAAACGAAGGTGTCGTGATAAGCACCGATGAAAATGGTCATCGGGGGCAAATTGCGATTATGGGAGAAACTTGGAACTATGTTTCTGAGGATTTCTTGACGGCCGGAGATCGTGTGCATGTCACTGATCGCCAGGGTCTTACCTTGAATGTTAAAAAAAAGAATAAGGAGTAA
- a CDS encoding slipin family protein yields MEFMIILLVVGAIILSSMVKILNEWDRGVILRLGKAVGVRGPGLIVLIPFVERMIKVDTRTIAMDVKPQDVITKDNVSMQVNAVVYFKVISPLEAITKIEDFYFATSQLAQTTLRSVMGQYPLDDVLEHRDKINGALQGILDKHTEAWGIKVTMVEVKQIDLPKEMQRAMAREAEAERERRAKVISADGELQRAEKLAHASQTLSSSPSALQLAYLQTLTEIAGDKTNTVIFPLPLDLVKPFLDVTNKN; encoded by the coding sequence ATGGAATTTATGATTATATTGCTGGTAGTCGGCGCGATCATTCTAAGCTCGATGGTTAAAATTTTGAACGAGTGGGACCGCGGTGTGATCTTGCGCTTGGGTAAGGCTGTTGGCGTGCGTGGACCTGGTTTGATCGTTTTGATTCCGTTCGTTGAACGTATGATCAAAGTCGACACTCGTACCATCGCGATGGATGTGAAGCCCCAAGACGTCATCACCAAAGATAACGTTTCTATGCAAGTAAATGCCGTCGTCTACTTTAAAGTCATTTCTCCACTTGAGGCGATCACAAAAATTGAAGACTTTTATTTTGCCACTAGTCAGTTGGCGCAAACGACATTGCGTTCCGTGATGGGGCAGTATCCTTTGGATGACGTGCTTGAACACCGTGATAAAATCAACGGCGCTTTGCAGGGCATCCTAGATAAGCACACGGAGGCGTGGGGTATTAAAGTAACGATGGTTGAAGTGAAGCAAATCGATTTGCCAAAAGAAATGCAAAGAGCGATGGCACGTGAGGCTGAGGCTGAACGTGAGCGCCGCGCCAAAGTTATTTCTGCAGACGGGGAGTTGCAGCGTGCCGAAAAGTTGGCTCACGCCTCTCAAACGCTTTCTAGCTCTCCCTCGGCCTTACAGCTGGCTTATTTGCAGACTCTGACTGAGATTGCAGGAGATAAGACCAATACGGTCATCTTCCCGTTGCCACTAGATTTGGTTAAACCGTTCCTGGATGTGACGAACAAAAACTAG
- a CDS encoding SpoIID/LytB domain-containing protein: protein MRIFWALVCFLAAMTLTITDAQAQISPQTSEVSPSLVPTAAKVAPSYDKELVRVRIATLSKRVQVAGLGLRFQILSQPYRHVAIPEMGPGTAEVRVMKKNGKNIWALRLKGRDSEHLFKEKYLMIQGENLRVGAQSLPSRILLSAGSGNQVDVVGVLPLDEYIAGVISSEMPINWPIETLKAQAVAARSYALSVMEERSDKPYHLESSVLDQVFRHIADGDESDPKLQKALKAVRDTAGIKLFSAKGHDVLKAYYHADCGGHTTLAKNVWSGGVNSGVAVDSSCPTNPKANWTVKLTRAEIAEKLQMSDVTKITLDRANNETRVRGVRVALNETEQRYISANEFRQALGFSELRSTLFEMKQQGDEFTFTGRGFGHGVGLCQWGSRAMGLKGQNFVQILKHYYPAARIARN from the coding sequence GTGAGAATTTTTTGGGCTCTTGTATGTTTTCTAGCGGCGATGACATTAACGATCACCGACGCCCAAGCACAAATTTCCCCTCAAACTTCTGAAGTCTCTCCATCTCTCGTACCCACTGCCGCAAAGGTGGCACCTTCCTACGATAAAGAATTAGTTCGCGTGCGCATTGCAACGCTTTCTAAACGTGTGCAAGTTGCCGGTCTTGGTTTGCGTTTTCAAATTCTTTCTCAGCCCTACCGTCACGTGGCGATTCCCGAAATGGGGCCGGGGACGGCTGAAGTGCGTGTGATGAAAAAAAATGGCAAGAACATCTGGGCCCTTCGTTTAAAGGGGCGCGACAGTGAGCACTTGTTTAAAGAAAAATATCTAATGATCCAAGGCGAGAATTTGCGTGTTGGCGCTCAAAGCTTGCCGTCCCGAATTTTGCTTTCAGCAGGCTCTGGCAATCAAGTGGACGTCGTCGGGGTGTTGCCTTTAGACGAGTACATTGCTGGTGTGATCTCAAGCGAAATGCCAATCAACTGGCCGATTGAAACTTTAAAGGCTCAGGCCGTGGCTGCAAGATCTTATGCCTTGTCTGTGATGGAGGAGCGCTCTGATAAACCCTACCACCTAGAAAGTTCCGTGTTGGATCAGGTTTTCCGTCACATTGCAGACGGTGATGAAAGCGATCCTAAATTGCAAAAGGCGTTAAAGGCGGTTCGTGATACGGCAGGGATTAAGCTTTTTTCTGCTAAAGGTCACGATGTCTTAAAGGCGTATTACCATGCGGACTGCGGCGGACACACGACTCTGGCAAAAAACGTGTGGAGTGGCGGTGTTAATAGCGGTGTGGCGGTTGATAGCTCCTGCCCGACAAATCCCAAAGCAAATTGGACAGTCAAGTTGACTCGTGCCGAGATCGCTGAAAAATTGCAAATGTCTGATGTGACGAAAATCACTTTAGATCGCGCGAATAATGAAACCCGTGTGCGCGGCGTGCGTGTTGCCCTTAACGAAACAGAACAAAGATACATCAGCGCCAACGAATTCCGCCAAGCCTTGGGTTTTTCAGAATTACGCAGCACTTTATTTGAAATGAAACAGCAGGGTGATGAATTCACATTCACTGGTCGTGGATTTGGGCACGGTGTGGGACTGTGTCAGTGGGGCAGTCGCGCCATGGGGCTTAAAGGTCAAAACTTCGTGCAGATTTTAAAACACTATTATCCTGCAGCTCGTATCGCTCGGAATTAA
- a CDS encoding substrate-binding periplasmic protein, with amino-acid sequence MHLALNLFLTVFLFFASTSATAKPIKILVEDSWPPFAFKKENRAVGMSIDIVRAAFKNVGETIELVQVPYTRCKAQTATGRYVACFNSAHSKEMDSDFVFPKEPLFKSKGLILANNITVRKKPNRVKDLEGKSVALPAEFPFGKEFDENTQINKIFTSSDLTSLMMLKSNRVSFVAIDEYVYYYYLKNHPDFKNQFHTVLELSEEAIFVHFSKKHKDTSGLMKKYDIGLAMLKVSPKYNEILEEWVGFKGQKRVQIFSRTPKNHAYDTPSIIPFSID; translated from the coding sequence ATGCATTTGGCGCTCAACTTATTCCTGACAGTCTTTCTATTCTTTGCAAGCACTTCCGCCACTGCAAAACCTATCAAAATTCTCGTTGAAGATTCTTGGCCTCCCTTTGCATTTAAAAAAGAAAACCGCGCCGTCGGAATGTCGATTGATATTGTCCGAGCAGCATTTAAAAACGTCGGTGAAACGATTGAACTCGTACAAGTTCCCTACACACGCTGCAAGGCTCAAACCGCGACCGGTCGCTATGTGGCGTGCTTTAATTCGGCCCACTCCAAAGAGATGGATTCCGATTTTGTTTTTCCCAAAGAACCTCTCTTTAAATCCAAAGGGCTGATCCTTGCAAACAATATCACAGTTCGTAAAAAACCAAATCGGGTGAAAGATCTTGAAGGTAAATCCGTCGCCTTGCCGGCAGAATTCCCCTTTGGGAAAGAGTTCGATGAGAACACCCAGATCAATAAAATCTTTACCTCTAGCGACCTGACGTCTTTGATGATGTTAAAGTCCAATCGCGTGTCTTTCGTCGCCATCGACGAATACGTTTATTATTACTATCTAAAAAATCATCCCGATTTTAAAAACCAGTTTCACACGGTCTTGGAGCTTTCGGAAGAAGCGATCTTTGTGCATTTCTCAAAAAAGCATAAAGATACGTCAGGATTGATGAAAAAATACGACATCGGACTTGCGATGTTAAAGGTCTCGCCAAAGTATAATGAAATTTTAGAGGAATGGGTGGGATTCAAAGGGCAAAAGAGAGTTCAAATCTTTTCGCGCACGCCGAAAAACCACGCGTACGACACTCCCAGCATCATTCCATTCAGTATTGATTAA
- a CDS encoding site-specific tyrosine recombinase, whose translation MELPLWIDFFDELQNVRGRSQNTVMAYRRDLELYIEYRKTHNNVTGFYEFMKKNKLSTRSQARVISSLRTYFKFCETRGHNSPELRELRPPKVKVGLPKVLTPQEFQQLFDAAEVTDPVKTARNQLTLLFLYGLGCRVSELIALNVTDFNQTDRWIKVLGKGSKERLVPLTEKLADTLTTYLREHRSVLMKDTTPSILINDRGHRPSRVDVWRWLASWSTRAGFAEPVNPHRFRHGCATALLESGADLRSIQMLLGHASIQTTQIYTNVTTNTMTRTIEEHHPLSQMAEVEK comes from the coding sequence ATGGAACTACCTCTTTGGATCGACTTCTTTGATGAACTACAAAATGTGCGTGGACGTTCCCAAAATACGGTGATGGCTTATCGTCGTGATCTGGAACTCTATATCGAGTATCGCAAAACCCACAACAATGTGACTGGCTTTTATGAGTTTATGAAAAAGAATAAACTCTCCACTCGCTCTCAGGCGCGGGTGATTTCGTCACTTCGTACTTACTTCAAATTTTGTGAAACTCGTGGTCACAACAGCCCTGAACTTCGTGAACTTCGCCCACCCAAGGTCAAAGTGGGACTTCCTAAAGTTTTAACTCCGCAGGAATTTCAGCAGCTATTCGATGCCGCAGAGGTGACTGATCCAGTGAAGACAGCACGCAATCAACTCACGTTGTTGTTTTTGTACGGTTTGGGGTGCCGTGTTTCTGAGTTGATCGCATTGAATGTGACAGACTTTAATCAAACAGATCGTTGGATCAAGGTTTTGGGGAAAGGCAGCAAGGAGCGTTTGGTTCCTTTGACTGAAAAATTAGCGGACACGTTGACGACTTACCTTCGTGAACATCGTTCCGTTTTGATGAAGGACACCACGCCTTCTATCTTGATCAATGATCGTGGGCATCGTCCGTCCCGCGTGGATGTGTGGAGATGGCTTGCCAGCTGGTCGACACGTGCGGGCTTCGCTGAACCCGTTAATCCTCATCGCTTCCGTCATGGTTGTGCGACGGCTTTGCTGGAAAGTGGCGCGGACCTTCGTTCGATCCAAATGTTGTTAGGTCACGCAAGCATCCAGACAACTCAGATATATACGAATGTGACGACGAACACGATGACTCGCACAATCGAGGAGCACCATCCACTTTCGCAAATGGCAGAAGTGGAAAAGTAA